The Rosa rugosa chromosome 1, drRosRugo1.1, whole genome shotgun sequence genomic sequence TGGTGATGTCTTTCTGGTCAGCACCAAGGATGTGATCAGGCCAAATTTATCCGTACGGGAAGGAATTGGTGAGTAATCTATTTGCCACTTTATGTAGATATATCAAGGCTGGGGTAAAAGGACCTGCTTAGCTCTTACCTTGGAATTTACTTACCACCTTGGAGTTACTATGACCCTGTCCTGGATGACCCTGATCACAATGGCATTTATTGTAGGGGTCATATTGCTTGTGTCTAAATATACAAATAAGAAAATTATGTGGGCATGAAAggggaacttttttttttaatcaaaatacAATGACAAGTGGGCTCTTAGTGAATATTTCCAAACTGCATAGTAGCTATAGCCTATAGAAGGGGGAAAGCAGTTTGCATTTATCAAAGCTCTAATTTTATGTTCTTTAAATGCAGAAATTGTTGTGTCTGGAGGCATGTCGATGCCCCAGATTCTGTCAACGGTTGATTCCCGGATTATGCCAGTGGTTAGCTGAGTGAAGGTGTTAGATATTAGCTTGGTTCCTTCTTTATTACCTTGTTTGGTTCCCTAGTGTCATCAGATTGGCCATGCACTCAATGTGATGCAATTCTTATCAGATTACCCAAGATTCTGGTGACATTTGTAACATGTTTGTCATGTTAGAATGTAGAAATTGTAGTGTTGGCTTGGAAGATATAGTTTTGATGGATTAATGATTATACAGGCTTTTAAGCGGTTTGGTTTGAGGTTCCCTCTTTATGAGTAGAGTTGTCTCTGCTTAATATTTTGTTGTGTGCGAGATTCTCGTGCTGGACCTTTGCTGTTGATTATTTACAGACGAGCGATTTTGTAGGTAAGAGGATATAGGTGATTTGGTTGTGAAGTAACTGGTCCTTTCTTTGCGAATATATTCATGAGTTTTTTTACACAAACTAGGGGAACCTTTCTGTATTGAGACTAGTGTTTTGGAGACCTAATTGACAGGACATATTCATGCCCTAATATAAGTTAATGAAATCTGAATACTCTACCAAAACAAAAGCTTAACCAATCTATTTGTCATAATTTTCATGAGCATGGTTCTATACAAGTTGTTTTTATCAGGTAAGTAAGGTCTTTAGGATAGCAAGCAAGCAATGTAGTCATAAAAAAAAGTGCTTTCATGTTTGTGCCATGCCATGTATGgtacaaaatttcaagaacTAAAAAGTGGAGGGAGCTGCCCTCTTGGTTGCTTAGTAAACCATTACCAAAGGAGTCCTAAATAGCTAGGTTATCGATTCAAGGACACGAGGGGCTCTAATTTATCAAGGTAAGATGTAGAGAGAGTTACAAGCCAATATTCCACGGAATCTGAAAACCACTGACGATGCAAATTCCAATTCACTTCACACAAACCAAAAGTCCATTTGCATTTAACTTATTCAAAAGCTTTTATTACATGGAAGTTCAAAGTACTACTGATAAACAGAAAGCAACCGATACAATACTTGACTTGAGGTGTCCGACATATCAAAGAAAACATAAGTAGTGGAGCATCAACCAGTGTTCTGCATCCCAGCAGCAATACCCTTCATGGTCAAAATAAGTGTGTCCTCTAGACCTGGAGCATATTCGCTTGTTTGGTTAAGCTTGACTAGCTCTGCTGCTGGCTTGCTTGCTGGTTCCTTTGATGACCTTACTCGAACATGATAGTTGGGGTCACGGATCTGCTTCAGCGTATAGGCTTGGCACACATTTAGTGTTGTAATATATGAGTCACGAAGAAGAAGTCTCTGCCTCAAGTAAGGATCTCCTTCCAGAAGATCTCTGTGCCCAGCAACCTGGAGTAGGAGGCGTTTAGTATCTTCATAGTTGGTCCTCAGTCGCTCTCCAAATGACCATAGGTCTTCTGACACTAAAAGCTTGTCATAAAGAGCTGTAATACCTGGGTCTCCCTTGGCAAACACCATCTCAACTAAATCAATGGTGACTCTGAAGAAAGGCCACTGATTATACATGTCACGAAGCATCTGAAGATTCTTTGCATCATTCTCTATGGCTTGCTTAAATGCTGCCCCAAAACCAAGCCACACTGGTAAGTGAAATCTTGTCTGGGTCCATGCAAAGATCCATGGGATTGCTCGAAGTGATTCGATGCCTCCACTTTGGTTTCGCTTTGATGGACGACTCCCAATGTTCATCCTACCATACTCCATCTCCGGTGTTGCAAGGCGAAAGTACTCAACAAAACGGGGCTCCTGGAAAACTATTGAACGGTATTCCTCGGTAGCAACAACTGCCATCTCATCCATGAGTGCACGCCATTCTGGCTCGGGCGAAACTGGGGGATTCATGCCATGCTCTAGTGTAGCTGCTGTGAAACGCTCTAGTGTTCTAAAACACAAGTGCTCCTCTCCAAATGATCGTTCAATAACTTCACCTTGAACTGTTACACGGAGCGAACCATGAATAGTCTCAGGTGGCTGAGACAATATAGCAAGATGAGTTGGTCCCCCTCCTCTTCCAACTGTTCCACCACGGCCATGAAACATGGTGAGCTTAACTCCATATTGTTTCGCAACCTTTACGAGCTCTTCTTGAGCCTTGTATAGATGCCATGCTGCAGACAGACGGCCAGCATCCTTTCCTGAATCCGAGTACCCTATCATGACTTCTTGCTTCCCATTGATCCGGTTTTTGTACCAATCTATAGAGAAGAGGCGAGCCACAGCAGCAGGAGCAGCCTCTAAATCAGCTAGCTTCTCAAACAATGGAACAACCCTCAGTGGCGTTTTCACACGGCATTCACGTTGTAAAAGCTCAACAGCAAGTACATCAGATGGGGCTGTTGCCATTGATATAATATAGGCCCCAAAGTTGTCTGAGGGAAGTTCTGAAATGACTTTGAATGTCTCCAGTACTTCAGAAATTTCTTCAGTCTTGGGAACATCAGTGCCAAAAAGAGGGCgctttcccttgagctcagacAAGAGCCATTCTTGCCTTTGTTTCTCGGGCCATTCTCGATAAGACCCGAGGTCCAGGTGCTTTGTAATAGCATCAATGACATCAGTGTGCCTCTCTGATTCTTGCCGTATGTCTAGTCTCACAAGAGAAAGTCCGAAAGTAGAAACTTGACGTAAGAAATCAAGAAGGCTCCCGTCGGCAATTGGCTGGTCACCACAGGAACACAGTGACCGGTAACACAGTTCGAGAGGCTCCAGGAAGTGTTCAACATTAGTAAAAGTTGTGTCCTCGGGAATGTCAGAGGTTCCATTGGATAATAATTGACGAGCACGTTCACGTGTATTGTAGAGCTTGTCTCTCACATCACCAAGAATAACACGATATGGTTCATTTGGAGGAATTTGTTGCCAAAACTCTATGTAGTGTTTTGCATACTTCCTTGAAGACCTATAAAGTTCATAAGCGCGAGCAAGAAGCTCATCGTTGCAACGCCACATAGATAACTCAAACATGAGATCCTCTATCTGGGAGAAGTACAAGTTAGCAGCCATCATTCTAGCCAATAAACATACATCACGTGTAACTTCTGGAGTGACCCTGGGATTTCCATCACGATCCCCACCCATCcaagaagaaaattgaatgAGAGGGGCATTGTAAGGAACACGTTCGTTTATCCCAATGTTCTTCAAGGCAGTGTCAACTCGGCGTAAGAATTTCGGTACACCTTTCCAAATCGTCTCATGAAAGTAGCTCATTCCTGCCCTCATTTCATCTTGAGGGGTTGGAGGAGTCCTTCGGATTTCGTCGGTGCGAAATGCAGCTTGAATCTCCCTTTGTAGAGCCTCATCGAGTTCTTGTTTATCATCAGGTGTAATATCCTTGGCATACAACTGCGTCAAACAATCTCTTACCCTTGCATGCTTTTGAAGCAGAGATCTGCGAACAGACTGAGTAGGATGTGCGGTTAGAACCAAATCTACAGTCTGGTTCTTCAACTCATCGAAAATTTGTTGTGGGGACTTGTTCAGTTGCCCCACAAGCTTCTTGAACGTCTCTTCAATGTCCGACTCCGTAGTGGCATTTGCTTCATCAACAAAATCTCCCTTCTTCAACTTTATCCTTCTCCGATATGCAATCTGAACTTCTTCAGCCAAATTGGTCAAGTTAAGCATGTGGGAAAAAGACTTGGCAACAACAATGGA encodes the following:
- the LOC133711170 gene encoding phosphoenolpyruvate carboxylase 2-like codes for the protein MGARNLEKMASIDAHLRLLAPGKVSEDDKLIEYDALLLDRFLDILQDLHGEDLRQTVQDCYELSAEYEGKKDPKKLEELGNVFTSLDPGDSIVVAKSFSHMLNLTNLAEEVQIAYRRRIKLKKGDFVDEANATTESDIEETFKKLVGQLNKSPQQIFDELKNQTVDLVLTAHPTQSVRRSLLQKHARVRDCLTQLYAKDITPDDKQELDEALQREIQAAFRTDEIRRTPPTPQDEMRAGMSYFHETIWKGVPKFLRRVDTALKNIGINERVPYNAPLIQFSSWMGGDRDGNPRVTPEVTRDVCLLARMMAANLYFSQIEDLMFELSMWRCNDELLARAYELYRSSRKYAKHYIEFWQQIPPNEPYRVILGDVRDKLYNTRERARQLLSNGTSDIPEDTTFTNVEHFLEPLELCYRSLCSCGDQPIADGSLLDFLRQVSTFGLSLVRLDIRQESERHTDVIDAITKHLDLGSYREWPEKQRQEWLLSELKGKRPLFGTDVPKTEEISEVLETFKVISELPSDNFGAYIISMATAPSDVLAVELLQRECRVKTPLRVVPLFEKLADLEAAPAAVARLFSIDWYKNRINGKQEVMIGYSDSGKDAGRLSAAWHLYKAQEELVKVAKQYGVKLTMFHGRGGTVGRGGGPTHLAILSQPPETIHGSLRVTVQGEVIERSFGEEHLCFRTLERFTAATLEHGMNPPVSPEPEWRALMDEMAVVATEEYRSIVFQEPRFVEYFRLATPEMEYGRMNIGSRPSKRNQSGGIESLRAIPWIFAWTQTRFHLPVWLGFGAAFKQAIENDAKNLQMLRDMYNQWPFFRVTIDLVEMVFAKGDPGITALYDKLLVSEDLWSFGERLRTNYEDTKRLLLQVAGHRDLLEGDPYLRQRLLLRDSYITTLNVCQAYTLKQIRDPNYHVRVRSSKEPASKPAAELVKLNQTSEYAPGLEDTLILTMKGIAAGMQNTG